The candidate division WOR-3 bacterium genome has a window encoding:
- the dapF gene encoding diaminopimelate epimerase, which translates to MIFFKYQAAGNDYILIDLQGQNADGMVLDETARKFCERKKGIGADGLLVLKSYQECDFFLSIYNSDGSLAQMCGNGLRSAVLYFYKRIKRRNSLKVLTDSGVKNCNVIDFDGKNSALVKVSIAKPDFDFFERERFFPLMLNCPEKKLFYCVSVGNPHAVALVENAEKADLISLHDCVMEKKYFPDGINVSVVQTIDKNLFFQRVFERGAGETLSCGTGAAAAYAVLRKLGKIEKKTTARQKGGEIALSEEEDGEITIEGVVQEVFQGERDEI; encoded by the coding sequence GTGATTTTTTTCAAATACCAGGCTGCCGGCAACGACTACATACTAATCGACCTTCAGGGGCAAAATGCCGATGGAATGGTGCTTGACGAGACCGCAAGAAAATTTTGCGAGAGAAAAAAAGGAATTGGAGCCGACGGTCTGCTTGTTCTAAAAAGCTATCAAGAGTGTGATTTTTTTCTGAGCATCTACAACAGCGACGGGTCATTGGCACAGATGTGCGGCAACGGCTTGCGCTCAGCGGTTCTTTATTTCTACAAGAGAATAAAAAGAAGAAATAGCTTAAAGGTCCTCACCGATTCAGGTGTTAAAAATTGCAACGTCATTGACTTTGACGGTAAAAACTCAGCGCTTGTAAAGGTCTCTATAGCAAAACCCGATTTTGATTTCTTTGAAAGAGAAAGATTTTTTCCTCTGATGTTGAATTGCCCGGAAAAAAAACTCTTTTACTGCGTGTCCGTGGGAAATCCTCACGCTGTAGCTTTGGTCGAAAATGCAGAAAAGGCGGACCTCATCTCGCTTCACGACTGTGTCATGGAAAAAAAATATTTTCCGGACGGAATAAATGTTTCAGTTGTACAAACCATTGACAAAAATCTTTTTTTTCAGAGGGTTTTTGAGAGAGGAGCAGGCGAGACGCTTTCATGCGGAACCGGAGCGGCGGCTGCATACGCAGTTCTCAGAAAACTTGGGAAAATTGAAAAGAAAACAACAGCGCGTCAAAAAGGCGGAGAGATTGCGCTTTCAGAAGAAGAAGACGGGGAAATAACCATAGAAGGCGTTGTACAGGAAGTCTTTCAAGGAGAAAGAGATGAAATATAA
- a CDS encoding tetratricopeptide repeat protein, protein MKYKILDLIVFLALFISCSKKADFNELIDSAGFHLERVNRLKTGYEDSQEVRELLDKALKESEKAVELRPESPEANGLYARALYASGRIQEAYGASVVCLRADSLNSNGNLAMGNVFRRTGDLEKAEFYIERAVLSDSSDLYLKYSLALLYQERRKFFDAESILENLLDKEPDNIRFLYSLAAVNEEQRDLVKAERLFRELTEKEPENPDLWRSYAMLLEKGGDTAGSKILYFKADSIEYSLNNE, encoded by the coding sequence ATGAAATATAAAATATTGGATCTAATTGTTTTTTTGGCGCTTTTTATTTCTTGCTCAAAAAAAGCAGATTTCAACGAACTCATAGATTCCGCAGGTTTTCATCTTGAGAGGGTAAACAGGTTGAAGACAGGTTACGAAGATTCACAAGAGGTGAGAGAGCTTCTGGATAAAGCTCTCAAGGAAAGCGAAAAAGCGGTGGAGTTAAGACCCGAATCTCCTGAGGCAAACGGGCTTTACGCGAGAGCTCTTTACGCGTCGGGAAGAATTCAAGAAGCCTACGGGGCGTCTGTTGTCTGTCTTAGAGCTGATTCTCTCAACTCAAACGGTAACCTGGCGATGGGCAACGTCTTCAGAAGAACGGGAGACCTGGAAAAGGCAGAGTTCTATATTGAAAGGGCTGTACTCTCGGACTCGTCCGATCTCTATTTAAAATATTCCCTTGCCCTTTTGTACCAGGAGAGAAGAAAATTTTTCGACGCCGAAAGCATACTTGAAAACCTTCTTGATAAAGAACCCGATAATATTCGGTTTCTTTACTCTCTCGCGGCTGTAAACGAAGAACAAAGGGACCTCGTGAAAGCCGAAAGGCTTTTCAGAGAACTCACGGAGAAGGAGCCGGAAAACCCTGACCTTTGGAGGTCCTACGCAATGCTGCTGGAAAAGGGCGGGGACACTGCAGGATCGAAAATACTTTATTTTAAAGCGGATTCCATTGAGTATTCATTGAACAATGAATAG
- a CDS encoding tetratricopeptide repeat protein: MNNFLPVFISEKFSKNELNGKTRGSALFVDLGGFTKMTEMFFRKGDKGAEEISKQLLWIFDLPVKAVHGYRGHITTFAGDAFTAIFPEDDGSRAYSAASILTDFFQREGRRNTEIGELTFTCKSGVGQGEIEWEIIELDKKLNTYIFTGSAIENALKEIEDTGTGKIGWSGKREVDAGEPFQDAWSIPDDVVLKFIPQSILNAWNKSELRHATTVFVNLVRPERGNTSEVIRSIYNTADEFGGYLNKVDFGDKGTLALVLFGAPEARENPEDLALRFCVKLKKQISSLKIGVDSGLVYAGRTGGSERFEWTCLGNVVNTSARIMSSCKENEILVSDSVKKRVEKTAVFVQRGEVKFKGRSEPEKIYEITGLKNAKILSFKYKMVGRRDELKKLEDFTNKITVEKSNAGVCYIYGDAGIGKSRLVWELIENYKAQGVDISVMHLQCDETARYPWFPVSTWLIDFLNPDRRDLTTKNIAQELEGLGISGAAKKAWAISDIIGVSPGDKTYEEQNEERKKESQIFSLKEFVKVLSKKSPLIVFVDDLHSIDELTLEWLSALTRNVPDYPFAVVCTSRFDEKGGKPRINLDRRVKEMEIVLGSFETPELITDMFKGITGEEPSKPTTNYLLDNTGGNPFFLEQTIIFLKEREMLTGSPMTIDGKIERLPDSLNDLLTARLDSMDYELREIIKKAAVIGERFLVEILRCIIEESVKDELEFFLDKGEQGQIIARELNYENIYMFRHAMLREAAYQLYLPSERMILHGQIFEIAQKILSREIEIHTKLLLEQAEKAEQWSKWEEYAKDYVNIMLKKNANKESLRICGKLAKYYVKIGDYLKWAENELMTGKILKKTGQLKEAHDKIVGAIEKFGKNPDILAEAYNELGTVFLKDGEFDKALASFERALEYSKIIAGQKLESRTFGNFGVLYATKKNFEKALESYEKAKEIAVATGDKTSEALAMSNIGAILAQQNKYKEAEKHFDKSFEIASENGLSEEKAAAHINLGNLQAIKGRIADAEKHFDEALKIFRESGTREGEVYCLYNISEMKKHEDKFNEALKYTVEAMEIAKEIGSIRWEIKVLAQTGDLKYRMSEPEEALESFIEALKLCELREDLETETEILFEIAKLYKRINDFSKSHDYLEKAFTLSERIQNPALRSDIAYNIACLFADCGSFNKAAKYLDVVMKLGDKEGKVKLFREKYGY, translated from the coding sequence ATGAACAATTTTTTACCAGTTTTCATTTCTGAAAAGTTCTCGAAAAACGAATTGAATGGGAAGACGAGAGGCTCGGCTCTTTTTGTAGACCTCGGCGGCTTCACTAAGATGACTGAAATGTTCTTCAGAAAAGGGGATAAAGGCGCCGAGGAAATTTCAAAACAGCTCTTGTGGATTTTCGATTTGCCGGTAAAAGCTGTTCATGGCTACAGAGGCCACATAACGACTTTTGCTGGAGATGCCTTCACGGCAATATTCCCTGAGGACGACGGATCCAGAGCGTATTCGGCGGCGTCTATTTTGACGGATTTTTTTCAAAGGGAAGGCAGAAGAAACACTGAAATCGGAGAACTGACATTCACATGTAAAAGCGGAGTGGGGCAGGGGGAAATCGAGTGGGAAATAATTGAACTTGACAAAAAATTGAACACATACATTTTCACAGGATCCGCTATTGAAAACGCTCTGAAAGAAATCGAAGATACCGGAACTGGAAAAATTGGCTGGAGTGGTAAACGAGAAGTGGATGCAGGTGAACCTTTTCAAGATGCCTGGTCTATTCCCGATGATGTCGTTTTGAAATTTATACCTCAATCAATTCTGAACGCGTGGAATAAAAGCGAATTGAGACACGCGACGACTGTGTTTGTAAACCTGGTAAGACCTGAGAGGGGCAATACCAGCGAAGTCATCAGAAGTATATATAATACCGCAGATGAATTCGGAGGGTATTTAAACAAAGTTGATTTCGGAGACAAAGGGACTCTCGCTCTGGTTCTTTTCGGGGCTCCTGAAGCGAGAGAGAACCCGGAGGATCTCGCTCTAAGGTTTTGCGTAAAATTGAAAAAACAGATTTCTTCTTTAAAAATCGGAGTCGACAGCGGTCTTGTTTACGCCGGCAGAACAGGCGGGTCGGAGAGGTTTGAGTGGACTTGTTTGGGAAACGTGGTCAACACTTCGGCGAGAATAATGAGTTCCTGTAAAGAAAACGAAATCCTCGTTTCGGATAGCGTAAAAAAAAGAGTTGAAAAAACCGCTGTATTTGTTCAAAGGGGAGAAGTGAAATTCAAGGGCAGATCGGAACCCGAAAAAATTTACGAAATCACGGGATTGAAAAACGCCAAAATACTTTCTTTCAAATACAAAATGGTCGGAAGAAGAGATGAACTTAAAAAGCTCGAAGATTTCACAAACAAAATAACGGTTGAAAAGTCAAACGCGGGTGTCTGCTATATTTACGGAGACGCCGGAATAGGGAAGAGCAGACTTGTCTGGGAGCTTATCGAGAATTATAAAGCTCAGGGAGTCGACATTTCTGTTATGCACCTTCAGTGCGATGAGACGGCAAGGTATCCATGGTTCCCTGTCTCGACTTGGCTTATCGATTTTTTGAATCCTGACAGGAGAGATTTAACAACTAAAAATATTGCGCAAGAACTCGAAGGGCTTGGCATTTCAGGAGCGGCGAAAAAAGCATGGGCTATTTCCGATATAATTGGCGTTTCTCCGGGCGACAAAACCTACGAAGAACAGAACGAAGAAAGGAAAAAAGAAAGCCAGATATTTTCACTTAAGGAATTCGTGAAAGTCCTTTCAAAAAAATCACCCTTAATTGTATTTGTCGACGATCTTCACAGTATCGACGAGCTGACTCTCGAATGGCTTTCTGCGCTGACTAGAAATGTCCCGGATTATCCATTCGCAGTTGTCTGCACTTCCAGATTTGACGAAAAAGGAGGGAAACCGAGAATAAATCTCGACCGGAGAGTCAAAGAAATGGAAATTGTCCTCGGCTCTTTTGAGACGCCAGAACTGATTACGGACATGTTCAAAGGAATAACTGGGGAAGAACCTTCCAAACCGACAACAAATTATCTTCTCGACAACACCGGGGGTAATCCTTTTTTCCTCGAGCAGACAATAATTTTTTTGAAAGAAAGAGAGATGCTCACTGGTTCACCGATGACGATTGACGGTAAAATCGAAAGACTTCCGGATTCACTCAACGACTTGCTGACGGCGAGACTTGATTCAATGGATTACGAATTGAGAGAGATAATAAAAAAAGCGGCGGTGATAGGAGAACGGTTCCTAGTTGAAATACTGCGCTGTATCATTGAGGAGAGTGTCAAAGACGAACTTGAATTTTTTCTCGACAAAGGCGAGCAAGGGCAAATCATCGCGAGAGAACTAAACTACGAAAATATATATATGTTCAGACACGCCATGCTCAGAGAAGCGGCTTACCAGCTTTATCTGCCTTCAGAAAGAATGATTTTGCACGGTCAAATATTCGAGATAGCTCAAAAAATTCTTTCGAGAGAAATTGAAATACACACAAAACTTCTTCTCGAGCAAGCAGAGAAAGCCGAACAGTGGTCTAAATGGGAAGAATACGCGAAAGACTACGTCAATATCATGCTTAAAAAAAACGCGAACAAAGAATCGCTGAGGATATGCGGAAAACTCGCCAAGTATTACGTGAAAATAGGTGACTATTTAAAATGGGCTGAAAACGAACTGATGACCGGAAAAATACTCAAAAAAACAGGACAGCTCAAGGAAGCCCACGATAAAATAGTAGGGGCTATAGAAAAATTCGGCAAGAATCCAGACATTCTCGCTGAAGCCTACAATGAACTTGGCACGGTTTTTCTCAAAGACGGAGAATTCGACAAAGCACTCGCCAGTTTTGAAAGAGCGCTTGAGTATTCAAAAATTATCGCGGGTCAAAAATTAGAAAGCAGAACTTTCGGAAATTTCGGAGTTCTTTACGCCACAAAAAAGAATTTCGAAAAAGCTCTTGAAAGCTATGAAAAAGCGAAGGAAATAGCCGTTGCAACAGGAGACAAAACTTCTGAAGCTCTCGCTATGTCGAACATCGGAGCGATATTGGCTCAGCAGAACAAATACAAAGAAGCCGAGAAACACTTCGACAAGAGTTTTGAAATCGCCAGTGAAAACGGTTTAAGCGAAGAAAAAGCAGCCGCTCACATAAACCTGGGAAATCTTCAGGCGATAAAGGGAAGAATAGCGGATGCTGAAAAACACTTTGACGAAGCACTGAAAATATTCAGAGAATCCGGCACAAGAGAAGGTGAAGTTTATTGTCTTTACAACATAAGCGAGATGAAAAAACACGAGGACAAATTCAACGAAGCTCTGAAATACACCGTTGAGGCCATGGAAATCGCGAAGGAAATCGGAAGCATAAGATGGGAAATAAAAGTCTTGGCTCAAACCGGGGATTTGAAATACAGAATGTCCGAACCCG
- a CDS encoding cation:proton antiporter, with protein sequence MNSYGLHILTIGLLILAGNLGGRIARRLRISEIIGQIMGGIVIGPLAILVLRNISDDVAIIYSREFISFQFVIFAFLSLIAFGIGEELHFTRLKKIFKRVFWVSIANVALTFTLVFLAFLFYGKIVQESGIDLLLSLLIASIAIAQSPAIIFAIMNRYEIEGDIRNIIGNIMAIVDLFAIFIFSVLIQIKTQTGTDISVLKTTKDIGLAFLIGMAAFVFLWILIHGISKDEKKRKADFFMLKLLTEHPAPSMEMFLTVAGIVTVITGISILLHLPFLIAVLVAGALIANFSGSLIFDSMKIENIMPAFNLLFFALIGAEIDFSKFSTPILVPIMIYVIIRALSQYTSVKIVLKIMKNEPKIVNCVPPLMIPQDGVAAVEAAFLVSVLGSPGQTVADIVIPSLVIFSVFGVFLTERYIKKWQNWVIGEAEVVKGEKILPKRHRFNRDDIAYVDLEDENDRKGTIEALAIEGEKRGFFPDKNAVIDASNIRETLQETILMEGIVLPHCRLRAMKKPKIVFGISSKGVMWGKKAHRANIIILLISPTVMPELHLGALSYIAFTCKETMGFKGMGPEEIKNAMTSLPAVAT encoded by the coding sequence ATGAATAGTTACGGGCTTCACATACTGACGATCGGTCTTTTAATTCTCGCCGGCAACCTCGGGGGCAGAATCGCAAGAAGGCTCAGAATAAGCGAGATAATTGGACAGATCATGGGTGGTATCGTGATCGGGCCCCTGGCGATTCTCGTTTTGAGGAACATTTCAGACGATGTCGCGATAATTTATTCAAGGGAGTTTATCTCTTTTCAATTCGTAATTTTCGCCTTTCTTTCTCTAATAGCCTTTGGAATCGGAGAGGAACTCCACTTCACGAGGCTGAAAAAGATTTTTAAGAGGGTTTTTTGGGTCTCTATAGCAAATGTGGCGCTCACATTCACTTTGGTTTTTCTGGCTTTTCTCTTCTACGGAAAAATCGTTCAAGAGTCGGGAATAGACCTTTTATTGTCTTTACTGATAGCGTCAATAGCGATCGCGCAGTCTCCGGCAATAATATTCGCAATAATGAACAGGTATGAAATAGAAGGAGATATAAGAAACATAATCGGAAACATCATGGCTATAGTTGACCTTTTCGCCATTTTTATATTTTCCGTTCTTATCCAAATCAAAACTCAGACGGGAACCGATATCTCTGTTTTAAAAACGACCAAGGATATCGGTTTGGCTTTTTTGATTGGAATGGCAGCTTTCGTCTTTCTCTGGATTCTGATACACGGCATAAGCAAAGATGAAAAAAAGAGAAAAGCGGATTTTTTCATGCTGAAACTTCTGACAGAACATCCTGCTCCGTCCATGGAAATGTTTCTTACTGTCGCCGGAATCGTCACGGTGATAACAGGAATATCCATTTTACTGCATCTGCCTTTTCTCATCGCCGTCCTCGTAGCCGGAGCCTTGATAGCAAATTTTTCCGGTTCGCTTATTTTTGATTCAATGAAGATTGAAAACATAATGCCCGCTTTTAATCTGCTCTTTTTCGCTTTGATAGGAGCGGAAATAGATTTTAGCAAATTCAGCACTCCGATTCTTGTCCCGATTATGATATATGTTATCATAAGAGCTTTGAGTCAATACACAAGCGTAAAAATTGTTTTGAAAATTATGAAAAATGAACCGAAAATTGTAAATTGCGTTCCTCCTCTAATGATCCCTCAAGATGGAGTAGCCGCTGTGGAAGCGGCTTTTCTTGTGAGTGTTCTCGGAAGCCCGGGACAGACAGTCGCGGACATTGTCATTCCGTCGCTCGTGATATTTTCCGTATTCGGAGTTTTTCTGACCGAAAGGTACATAAAAAAATGGCAGAACTGGGTAATCGGAGAAGCTGAGGTGGTCAAAGGAGAAAAAATTCTGCCGAAAAGACACCGTTTCAACAGGGACGATATAGCATACGTTGACCTAGAAGATGAAAACGACAGAAAGGGAACGATAGAAGCCCTCGCGATAGAAGGCGAAAAAAGAGGCTTTTTCCCGGATAAAAACGCGGTGATAGACGCGTCCAACATAAGGGAGACCCTGCAAGAGACAATCCTGATGGAAGGAATCGTTTTGCCTCACTGCAGACTGAGAGCCATGAAAAAACCCAAAATAGTTTTCGGGATTTCTTCAAAAGGCGTGATGTGGGGTAAAAAAGCCCACAGAGCAAACATCATCATTCTTTTGATTTCGCCCACCGTAATGCCTGAACTTCATTTGGGAGCCCTATCCTATATAGCTTTCACTTGCAAAGAGACAATGGGATTCAAAGGAATGGGGCCGGAAGAAATCAAAAACGCTATGACCTCTCTTCCCGCGGTGGCAACATGA